The DNA region AGAGGCTTAGAAAAGGCTTGTGATGATAATTTGGGTGAATATGTGCATTTTGGAGTAACAACTCAAGATGTCATTGATACGGGACTTGTATTGCAGTTTAAAGAAGCGATGACTTTGATAAAAAGTGAATTAAAAGCCATAGCAAAAGCACTAGCTAAACTTGCTAAAACACATAAAAATACCCCTATGATGGGAAGAACTTTAGCACTTCAAGCCCTGCCTATTACCTTTGGGCATAAGGTTGCCATTTGGCTTAGTGAGCTTGACCGCCATTTTGAAAGAATTTTAGAGCTTGAAAAAAGACTTTATGTCGGTAGTATAGTAGGTGCTGTGGGGACTAAGGCAAGTTTAAGTGATGAGTGTAATGAAGTAGAGAAGCTAACTTTAGAAAATTTAAAGCTTGAAGTGCCTAATATCTCTTGGCAGCCAGCAAGAGACCGCTTTATCGAACTTGGTTTTGTTTTGGGTAATATTAATGCCACTTTTAACAAAATCGCTCATCAAATTTTAATCTTAGCACACAATGAAATTGATGAAGTTGCCGAGCCTTTTGGTAAAGGTCAGGTAGGCTCAAGCACTATGCCGCATAAAAGAAATCCAGCCGTGAGTGAAAATGCCGTTACCGTAAGTAACGCCCTAAAGGCAAATTTAGCCATATTAAGCGATATAGAAAGGCACGAGCACGAAAGAGAT from Campylobacter upsaliensis includes:
- the purB gene encoding adenylosuccinate lyase, whose translation is MTGVSVFDQRLLANSWSSESMRAVFCEENRIQKWLDVEAALAKAQAKLKIIPKKAADEIAKKAHYKFMDMDFIFAEYKKTKHPLVPTVRGLEKACDDNLGEYVHFGVTTQDVIDTGLVLQFKEAMTLIKSELKAIAKALAKLAKTHKNTPMMGRTLALQALPITFGHKVAIWLSELDRHFERILELEKRLYVGSIVGAVGTKASLSDECNEVEKLTLENLKLEVPNISWQPARDRFIELGFVLGNINATFNKIAHQILILAHNEIDEVAEPFGKGQVGSSTMPHKRNPAVSENAVTVSNALKANLAILSDIERHEHERDGQVWKMEWKLLPEMFLMLSVVLENMKFALSDLEVKKDKMLKNLNTLNGFVLAERVMFALSDHYGKQHAHEIVYENAMLGMEKKKSFKEVLLADKRVSKVLKESEIDALLDASTYVGYAPKLVDEFLAKIKNSAILK